One stretch of Sphingomonas rosea DNA includes these proteins:
- the metH gene encoding methionine synthase gives MNSASFGSSFVNIGERTNVTGSAKFKKLILAGDYDAAVEVARDQVENGAQVIDVNMDEALLDGELAMTTFLKRIAAEPDIARVPVMIDSSKWSVIEAGLKCVSGKPIVNSISMKEGEEPFLAQARACMAYGAAVVVMAFDEVGQADTAERKIEICERAYGLLTGIGFPPEDIIFDPNVFAVATGIEEHNRYAIDFIEAVAEIRRRCPHVHFSGGLSNLSFSFRGNEPVRRAMHSVFLYHAIPAGLDMAIVNAGQLDVYDAIDPELRDACEDVIFDRRPDATERLIAIAERFRGTDAQQEVREAAWRSWPVRERLAHALVKGIDAHVVDDTEEARRTVKRPIEVIEGPLMDGMNIVGDLFGSGKMFLPQVVKSARVMKKAVAHLLPFIEAEKVAGESAGKGKVVMATVKGDVHDIGKNIVGVVLACNGFEVIDLGVMTPWPKILEAANENGADMIGLSGLITPSLDEMVTVAEEMERAGMQRPLLIGGATTSRAHTALRIAPKYSGPVIHVLDASRAVGVASALVSDGPQKDELIGRTASDYQQLREQREGRGQSDLSPLGEARANRFDGDAAGPSPKPLRPGLHRFDAWDIADLRRVIDWTPFFRAWELHGVYPAILDDPIVGKEARSLFYDAEAMLDRIIEEGWLIARGAVGLWPAHREGDDVIADGKRLPFLRQQVRKRAGRANMCLADFIAEADDWMGGFAVAIHGIEPHLARFQADKDDYSDILLKALADRLAEAFAERLHQHVRTELWGYAPDENLSNEDLIRETYRGIRPAPGYPACPDHSLKPILLELLGEGEPAGVRLTESFAMLPASAVSGFYFAHPDSAYFGVARIGQDQLEDYATRRGVDVETAGRWLRPNLD, from the coding sequence GTGAATTCCGCTTCCTTCGGTTCGTCCTTCGTCAACATCGGCGAGCGGACCAATGTCACCGGCTCGGCCAAGTTCAAGAAGCTGATCCTCGCAGGCGACTATGACGCCGCGGTCGAGGTCGCGCGCGACCAGGTCGAGAACGGCGCGCAGGTGATCGACGTCAACATGGACGAGGCGCTGCTCGACGGCGAGCTCGCCATGACAACCTTCCTCAAGCGGATCGCCGCCGAGCCCGACATCGCCCGCGTGCCGGTCATGATCGACAGCTCCAAGTGGAGCGTGATCGAGGCCGGCCTCAAGTGCGTGTCGGGGAAGCCGATCGTCAATTCGATCAGCATGAAGGAAGGCGAGGAGCCGTTCCTCGCCCAGGCCCGTGCCTGCATGGCCTATGGCGCCGCGGTCGTGGTGATGGCCTTCGACGAGGTCGGTCAGGCCGACACCGCCGAGCGCAAGATCGAGATCTGCGAGCGCGCCTACGGGCTGCTCACCGGCATCGGCTTTCCGCCCGAAGACATCATCTTCGACCCCAACGTCTTCGCCGTCGCGACCGGGATCGAGGAACATAACCGCTACGCGATCGACTTCATCGAGGCGGTGGCCGAGATCCGCCGCCGCTGCCCGCACGTCCATTTCTCGGGCGGCCTGTCGAACCTGTCCTTCTCGTTCCGCGGCAACGAGCCGGTGCGCCGGGCGATGCACTCGGTGTTCCTGTACCACGCCATTCCCGCCGGCCTCGACATGGCGATCGTCAACGCCGGCCAGCTCGACGTCTATGACGCGATCGATCCCGAGCTTCGCGATGCCTGCGAGGACGTCATCTTCGACCGCCGTCCCGATGCGACCGAGCGGCTGATCGCGATCGCCGAGCGTTTCCGCGGGACCGACGCGCAGCAAGAGGTGCGCGAGGCCGCGTGGCGCAGCTGGCCGGTCCGCGAACGCCTCGCCCATGCGTTGGTCAAGGGCATCGACGCGCATGTCGTCGACGACACCGAGGAAGCGCGCCGCACGGTGAAGCGTCCGATCGAGGTGATCGAAGGACCGCTGATGGACGGCATGAACATTGTCGGCGACCTGTTCGGCTCGGGCAAGATGTTCCTGCCGCAGGTGGTGAAGTCAGCGCGCGTCATGAAGAAGGCGGTCGCCCACCTGCTGCCCTTCATCGAGGCCGAGAAGGTCGCTGGCGAGAGCGCCGGCAAGGGCAAGGTCGTGATGGCGACCGTCAAGGGCGACGTCCACGACATCGGCAAGAACATCGTCGGCGTGGTCCTCGCCTGCAACGGGTTCGAGGTAATCGACCTCGGCGTGATGACGCCCTGGCCCAAGATCCTCGAGGCGGCGAACGAGAATGGTGCCGACATGATCGGTCTGTCTGGCCTCATCACGCCGAGCCTCGACGAGATGGTGACCGTCGCCGAGGAGATGGAGCGGGCCGGCATGCAGCGGCCGCTCCTGATCGGCGGGGCGACCACCAGCCGGGCGCATACCGCGCTGCGCATCGCGCCCAAATATTCGGGGCCGGTGATCCATGTCCTCGACGCGAGCCGCGCGGTGGGGGTCGCCTCGGCGCTGGTCAGCGACGGCCCGCAGAAGGACGAGCTGATCGGCCGGACCGCGAGCGACTACCAGCAGCTTCGCGAGCAGCGCGAGGGTCGCGGGCAGAGCGACCTGTCGCCGCTCGGCGAAGCGCGCGCCAATCGCTTTGACGGCGATGCGGCCGGGCCGAGTCCCAAGCCATTGCGCCCCGGCCTCCACCGGTTCGACGCGTGGGACATCGCCGACCTCCGGCGCGTGATCGACTGGACGCCCTTCTTCCGCGCCTGGGAATTGCATGGCGTCTATCCCGCGATTCTCGACGATCCGATCGTCGGCAAGGAAGCGCGTTCGCTGTTCTACGATGCCGAGGCGATGCTCGACCGGATCATCGAGGAAGGCTGGCTGATCGCCAGGGGTGCGGTGGGGCTGTGGCCCGCGCACCGCGAAGGCGACGATGTCATCGCCGACGGCAAGCGGCTGCCGTTCCTTCGCCAGCAGGTCAGGAAGCGCGCGGGCCGCGCCAACATGTGCCTCGCCGATTTCATCGCCGAGGCGGACGACTGGATGGGCGGCTTTGCGGTCGCGATCCACGGGATCGAACCGCACCTCGCCCGCTTCCAGGCCGACAAGGACGATTACAGCGACATCCTTCTGAAGGCGCTGGCCGACCGGCTCGCGGAGGCCTTTGCCGAGCGGCTTCACCAGCATGTCCGCACCGAGCTGTGGGGCTATGCGCCCGACGAAAACCTGTCGAACGAGGATCTCATCCGCGAGACCTATCGCGGAATCCGACCCGCTCCGGGCTATCCCGCCTGTCCCGACCACAGCCTGAAGCCGATCCTGCTCGAGCTGCTCGGCGAGGGCGAACCGGCAGGGGTCAGGCTGACCGAGAGCTTCGCGATGCTGCCGGCTTCGGCGGTGTCGGGCTTCTATTTCGCCCATCCCGACAGCGCCTATTTCGGCGTTGCCCGGATCGGGCAGGACCAGCTCGAGGACTATGCGACACGTCGCGGGGTCGATGTCGAGACGGCGGGACGCTGGCTGCGGCCCAACCTCGACTAA
- a CDS encoding homocysteine S-methyltransferase family protein — protein MSVREELVAAASERILIIDGAFGTEIQNRGLAEADYAGDLGLGHDQKGNNDILALTRPDVPEAIHRAYFEAGADIAETNTFSANRISQADYGAEHLVRAINVESARIARRVADEYSARDGRRRFVAGALGPTNKTLSLSPDVNDPGFREIDFDYLKDVYREQIDALVEGGVDFILIETIFDTLNAKAGIKAALEAGEALGRDLPIMLSMTITDLSGRNLSGHTVEAFWHAVRHARPVTIGLNCSFGAEQLRPHVRTLADSCDALVMVYPNAGLPNDLGAYDEKPETTASLVGEWARGGQVNILGGCCGSTPDHIRAIADFVRDLPPRALPHVPVKTRLAGLEPMVIAA, from the coding sequence GTGAGCGTGCGCGAAGAACTGGTCGCCGCGGCGTCGGAGCGGATCCTGATTATCGACGGGGCTTTCGGAACCGAGATCCAGAACCGCGGGCTCGCCGAAGCCGATTATGCCGGCGATCTTGGCCTCGGCCACGACCAGAAGGGCAATAACGACATCCTCGCGCTCACCCGCCCGGACGTGCCCGAAGCCATCCACCGTGCCTATTTCGAAGCCGGGGCCGACATCGCCGAGACCAACACCTTCTCGGCCAACCGCATCAGCCAGGCCGATTATGGCGCCGAGCATCTGGTGCGCGCCATCAATGTCGAGAGCGCCCGCATCGCCCGCCGCGTTGCCGACGAATATAGCGCGCGCGACGGTCGCCGCCGTTTCGTCGCCGGGGCACTCGGGCCGACCAACAAGACGCTGTCGCTGTCGCCCGACGTCAACGATCCCGGCTTTCGCGAGATCGACTTCGACTATCTGAAGGACGTCTACCGCGAGCAGATCGATGCGCTTGTCGAGGGTGGGGTCGACTTCATCCTGATCGAGACGATCTTCGACACGCTCAACGCCAAGGCGGGGATCAAGGCCGCGCTCGAGGCCGGGGAGGCGCTGGGCCGCGATCTTCCGATCATGCTGTCGATGACGATCACCGATCTGTCCGGCCGCAACCTCTCGGGTCATACGGTCGAGGCCTTCTGGCATGCCGTCCGCCACGCCCGCCCGGTGACCATCGGGCTCAACTGCTCGTTCGGTGCCGAGCAATTGCGTCCCCACGTCCGCACCCTCGCCGACAGCTGCGACGCGCTGGTGATGGTCTATCCCAACGCCGGGTTGCCGAACGACCTCGGTGCCTATGACGAGAAGCCCGAGACGACCGCGAGCCTGGTGGGCGAGTGGGCCAGGGGCGGGCAGGTCAATATCCTCGGCGGCTGCTGTGGGTCCACGCCCGACCATATCCGCGCCATCGCCGATTTCGTGCGCGACCTTCCCCCGCGCGCCCTCCCGCATGTGCCCGTGAAGACCCGTCTCGCCGGTCTCGAACCCATGGTGATCGCCGCGTGA
- the metF gene encoding methylenetetrahydrofolate reductase [NAD(P)H]: protein MSNAAVNLVPVPPTEPAPLFAHARGDIDVSFEFFPPKSEGMNETLWRSIQMLEPLCPRFVSVTYGAGGTTRERTHQTVARIASETSLAPAAHLTCVDASRGEIDDIARSYWDAGVRHIVALRGDPPEEGRDYQPHPDGYADAAALVAGLKKVAPFEISVACYPEVHPQADCPESDLDNLKRKVDAGADRAISQFFFSADNFFRFRDRAAAAGIDAEIVPGILPVSNVAQTRKFAGLCGAEIPGWMDAMFEGLDALPSARQLIAATIAAELCGQLYAGGVRHFHFYTLNRAELAYAICHLLGVRAPCEAAAALK from the coding sequence ATGAGCAACGCTGCTGTGAACTTGGTCCCGGTGCCGCCCACCGAGCCCGCGCCGCTCTTCGCCCATGCCCGCGGCGACATCGACGTCAGCTTCGAATTTTTTCCGCCCAAGTCGGAGGGGATGAACGAGACCCTGTGGCGCTCGATCCAGATGCTCGAGCCGCTTTGTCCGCGGTTCGTGTCGGTGACCTATGGCGCCGGGGGCACGACCCGCGAGCGGACGCACCAGACGGTCGCCCGGATCGCGAGCGAGACGAGCCTCGCACCCGCCGCGCACCTCACCTGCGTCGACGCCAGCCGGGGCGAGATCGACGACATCGCCCGAAGTTACTGGGACGCGGGCGTGCGGCATATCGTGGCGCTGCGCGGCGATCCGCCCGAGGAGGGCCGTGACTATCAGCCGCACCCGGATGGCTATGCCGACGCGGCGGCGCTGGTGGCGGGCCTGAAGAAGGTCGCACCGTTCGAGATTTCGGTCGCCTGCTATCCCGAGGTCCACCCGCAGGCGGACTGTCCGGAGAGCGATCTCGACAACCTCAAGCGCAAGGTCGATGCCGGCGCCGACCGCGCCATCAGCCAATTCTTCTTTTCAGCCGACAATTTCTTCCGCTTCCGCGACCGCGCCGCGGCCGCCGGGATCGATGCGGAGATCGTTCCGGGCATCCTGCCGGTCAGCAACGTCGCCCAGACCCGCAAGTTCGCCGGTCTCTGCGGAGCCGAGATTCCCGGCTGGATGGACGCGATGTTCGAGGGACTCGACGCGCTTCCTTCTGCGCGTCAGCTTATCGCCGCGACCATCGCCGCCGAACTGTGCGGGCAACTTTATGCAGGCGGCGTCCGCCACTTCCATTTCTACACCTTGAACAGGGCCGAACTCGCTTATGCCATCTGCCACCTGCTCGGCGTCCGTGCGCCGTGCGAAGCCGCGGCGGCGCTGAAGTGA
- a CDS encoding metalloregulator ArsR/SmtB family transcription factor, with amino-acid sequence MTTSLALAELFQAVADPSRLRLLVLLREMELTVGELAQVLGQSQPRVSRHLKILSDARLIERRKEGSWVFLQPGPETLVDPLFALIAAAGDEPAERQFEADRARLAAVRADRAEAAARYFAAHAAEWDQIRSLHVADSEVEAAIREALGDGAIGQLVDIGTGTGRMIELFGTHAQKSIGIDRSTEMLRLARVKLESAGVQAVSLRQGDMYALPLPDGEADVVLLHQVLHYAQSPAAAIQEGARLLRPGGRLLIIDFAPHDREELRDTAQHARLGFADEAVIGWLRDVGLEARVVRHLEGGELTVTLWAGVLPARRGTERKAA; translated from the coding sequence GTGACAACATCCCTTGCCCTCGCCGAGCTGTTTCAGGCCGTTGCCGACCCGAGTCGGCTGCGCCTGCTTGTCTTGCTGCGCGAGATGGAATTGACCGTCGGCGAACTGGCGCAGGTGCTCGGGCAAAGTCAGCCGCGGGTCAGCCGCCATCTCAAGATTCTGTCCGACGCTCGGCTGATCGAACGGCGCAAGGAAGGGAGCTGGGTCTTCTTGCAGCCAGGTCCCGAGACGCTCGTCGATCCGTTGTTCGCGCTGATCGCTGCGGCGGGTGATGAGCCCGCGGAGCGCCAGTTCGAGGCCGATCGTGCGCGTCTCGCCGCCGTTCGCGCCGACCGGGCCGAAGCTGCTGCGCGCTATTTCGCGGCGCATGCCGCCGAATGGGACCAGATCCGCTCGCTCCATGTCGCCGACAGCGAGGTCGAAGCTGCGATCCGCGAGGCGCTTGGCGATGGGGCGATCGGGCAGTTGGTCGACATCGGGACCGGCACTGGCCGGATGATCGAATTGTTCGGGACGCATGCGCAGAAGAGCATCGGGATCGACCGCTCGACCGAGATGCTCCGCCTTGCCCGCGTGAAGCTCGAAAGTGCCGGCGTCCAGGCGGTCTCGCTGCGGCAGGGCGACATGTACGCGCTGCCGCTGCCCGACGGGGAGGCCGATGTCGTCCTCCTCCATCAGGTGCTGCATTATGCGCAGTCGCCCGCGGCGGCGATCCAAGAAGGCGCGCGCCTGCTTCGGCCGGGCGGACGGTTGCTGATCATCGATTTTGCGCCCCACGACCGCGAGGAACTGCGCGACACCGCGCAGCACGCTCGCCTCGGCTTTGCCGACGAGGCGGTGATCGGCTGGCTCCGTGACGTCGGGCTCGAGGCAAGGGTCGTCCGCCACCTCGAGGGCGGTGAATTGACGGTGACATTGTGGGCGGGCGTCCTGCCGGCGCGCCGGGGCACGGAAAGGAAGGCCGCATGA
- a CDS encoding circumsporozoite protein encodes MKKIALVAVATLGLGLAACQDNAPDNNVSTENTIETEAAADTNSALNATDNLSAAADNALDAAGNSVSNGANAVSDAAADVANGQDNVAGK; translated from the coding sequence ATGAAGAAGATCGCTCTCGTCGCCGTCGCGACCCTCGGCCTCGGCCTCGCTGCTTGCCAGGACAATGCGCCGGACAACAACGTCTCGACCGAGAACACCATCGAGACCGAAGCTGCGGCTGACACCAACTCGGCGCTGAACGCGACCGACAACCTCAGCGCCGCTGCTGACAACGCGCTCGACGCGGCTGGCAACTCGGTCTCGAACGGCGCCAATGCCGTTTCGGACGCGGCTGCTGACGTCGCCAACGGCCAGGACAACGTCGCCGGCAAGTAA
- a CDS encoding PspA/IM30 family protein gives MGFLFVIFWLWVVIAGFKSVGRRLFGFVTGVWVDRDEGARGIYYQTQLYQGPTVVTNQPGTALIDAPADIWSPAERRSFGRKLAAMPAVSADAVVGEMQRELTKLIRNAGDVDKNLAKWRGELHRIEAAQADWHGRAALAVDKGRDALAKAALAEKAKLDPRADGLRADIGRMEELGRGYARDIGALEAKLSESMRRKVLAETRLEGAEDSVRARELVFGERTASAFSDLEHVERAADLAEGHAEALTLGSNPGLAGEFAALEKQDALDRELAALKAERQRPAA, from the coding sequence ATGGGCTTTCTGTTTGTCATCTTCTGGCTGTGGGTGGTCATCGCCGGCTTCAAGTCGGTCGGACGCCGCCTGTTCGGCTTCGTGACGGGCGTCTGGGTCGATCGCGACGAGGGTGCGCGCGGCATCTACTACCAGACCCAGCTCTACCAGGGCCCGACGGTGGTCACCAACCAGCCCGGCACCGCGCTGATCGATGCGCCGGCCGACATCTGGAGCCCGGCCGAGCGCCGCTCCTTCGGCCGCAAGCTCGCCGCCATGCCCGCGGTCAGTGCGGACGCCGTGGTCGGCGAGATGCAGCGCGAACTGACCAAGCTCATCCGAAACGCCGGCGACGTCGACAAGAACCTCGCCAAGTGGCGCGGCGAACTCCATCGGATCGAAGCGGCGCAGGCGGACTGGCACGGGCGCGCGGCGCTGGCGGTCGACAAGGGCCGCGATGCGCTGGCCAAGGCGGCGCTCGCCGAAAAGGCCAAGCTCGATCCGCGCGCGGACGGGCTTCGCGCCGACATCGGCCGGATGGAAGAGCTCGGCCGCGGCTATGCCCGCGACATCGGTGCGCTCGAGGCCAAGCTCAGCGAGAGCATGCGCCGCAAGGTGCTGGCCGAAACCCGCCTCGAGGGCGCCGAGGACAGCGTCCGCGCCCGTGAACTGGTGTTCGGCGAGCGCACCGCATCGGCCTTCTCCGATCTCGAACATGTCGAGCGCGCGGCCGATCTGGCGGAGGGACACGCCGAAGCGCTGACGCTCGGCAGCAATCCGGGGCTCGCCGGGGAATTCGCCGCGCTCGAGAAGCAGGACGCGCTCGACCGTGAACTGGCGGCGCTGAAAGCCGAGCGACAGCGCCCGGCCGCATAA